A part of Bosea sp. (in: a-proteobacteria) genomic DNA contains:
- a CDS encoding ABC transporter ATP-binding protein: protein MSRAASVSFRDVSKFYGSVGAVRGVSFEVEAGTLVTLLGPSGCGKTTTLRLVAGLELATSGAILIGDEDVTRLGAADRDVSMVFQSYALFPHMNVLDNVMYGPLASGAKRTEAEAMAREKLALVGLKGFEERLPAEMSGGQQQRVAVARAIVLEPRVLLFDEPLSNLDAKLRRKVRDDIRDLQQRLGLTVLYVTHDQEEALAVSDKVIVMDNAVIAQEGTPEDLYERPQSRFLADFIGEANLIEGEFRRSEAGTVFMAGSTPLALGSFAPPPGADMIALRPDRIGLAPAPDGLLAISRRAYLGHAWEYTLDAPWGEVLVLAPALLPPLPKGEKVDIVIDSRAVIALTSSPRS from the coding sequence ATGTCCCGCGCCGCCTCCGTCAGCTTTCGCGACGTGTCCAAATTCTATGGCAGTGTCGGCGCGGTGCGTGGCGTCTCGTTCGAGGTGGAGGCAGGCACGCTGGTGACGCTGCTCGGCCCTTCCGGCTGCGGCAAGACGACCACGCTGCGCCTTGTGGCCGGCCTCGAACTGGCCACGAGCGGCGCCATCCTGATCGGCGACGAAGATGTGACGCGGCTGGGCGCGGCCGATCGCGATGTATCGATGGTGTTCCAGAGCTATGCGCTGTTCCCGCACATGAATGTGCTCGACAATGTGATGTACGGCCCCCTCGCCTCCGGCGCCAAGCGGACCGAGGCGGAGGCGATGGCCCGCGAGAAGCTGGCGCTGGTGGGGCTGAAGGGATTCGAGGAGCGGCTGCCCGCCGAGATGTCGGGCGGCCAGCAGCAGCGCGTGGCCGTGGCGCGCGCCATCGTGCTCGAACCGCGCGTCTTGCTGTTCGACGAGCCGCTGTCGAACCTCGACGCCAAGCTGCGCCGCAAGGTCCGCGACGACATCCGTGACCTTCAGCAGCGGCTTGGCCTCACCGTGCTTTATGTCACCCATGACCAGGAAGAGGCGCTGGCCGTCTCCGACAAGGTCATCGTGATGGACAACGCCGTGATCGCGCAGGAAGGCACGCCGGAAGACCTTTATGAGCGGCCGCAAAGCCGTTTTCTGGCCGACTTCATCGGTGAAGCGAACCTGATCGAGGGCGAGTTCCGCCGCAGCGAGGCGGGGACCGTGTTCATGGCAGGGTCCACGCCGCTGGCGCTCGGCTCCTTCGCGCCGCCGCCGGGCGCCGACATGATCGCGCTGAGGCCTGACAGGATCGGTCTTGCGCCCGCGCCGGATGGGCTTCTCGCCATCAGCCGCCGCGCCTATCTCGGTCATGCCTGGGAGTACACGCTCGATGCGCCCTGGGGTGAGGTTCTGGTCCTCGCGCCGGCGCTTCTGCCGCCCCTGCCCAAGGGCGAGAAGGTCGACATCGTGATCGATTCGAGGGCCGTGATAGCCCTCACATCATCGCCGCGCAGCTGA
- a CDS encoding iron ABC transporter permease, whose translation MAPWAFVGDGRSGLAWVIDGRWPIALPMLAAVAAGILALKGASAARPRLIAGAAGAVLLLGYGFLPGLFDGRPPLALGLGAAVLAATLTWQGARALAAAGAFKADRWVATTTVSIFASVLLFVFYPIIMVLLNAVLDRSGAVDLELAASRLLAPDIWAIGCFYSARSCGVVINTVWLGLLAGGLSTLLGLAFALLAQRGGMKNTKLFDALSILPIITPPFVIALALVVLFGRTGIVTTFLDNWFNIPRSRWIYGLPGVLIAQVLSQTPLSYLILRGALQGIAPSLEEAAQTLRAKRWHTFRTITWPLLRPAIAASCLLGFVESLADFGNPLVLGGSYEVLSTKIFFAVAGAQHDPGRAAILALILLVLTLSVFWMQVAWLGKSSYVTVTGKGDNGVPPPLPKGVRYAALGVVVPWVILTIVLYGIILVGGFVQDIGRGAMTPTIAHFHTGFAVEWTERGLFFSGSAWDSFFVTVMVASIAAPITTVVGILTAYVLTRHDFIGRRAFEFVTMLAFAIPGTVIGVAYIAAFNVPPVELAGTGLILIICFVFRNMPVGVRAGIAALSQIDRSLDEASTTLGARTGTTVRRVTLPLLKHAIIATLVFSFVHAMTAVSAIVFLVTARYNMATAYIVNRVDAGEYPLAIAYSSLLIVFMLAVVVAIQLLVGERKLGRRGVASNPVTLGAR comes from the coding sequence GCTCGCGGCGGTGGCGGCGGGCATTCTCGCTCTCAAAGGCGCGTCCGCAGCCAGGCCACGCCTCATCGCCGGCGCTGCGGGCGCCGTTCTCCTGCTCGGCTATGGCTTCCTGCCTGGGCTGTTCGACGGCCGCCCACCGCTGGCGCTCGGGCTCGGCGCGGCGGTTCTCGCCGCGACGCTGACCTGGCAAGGGGCACGCGCCCTCGCGGCCGCCGGAGCCTTCAAGGCCGATCGCTGGGTTGCGACGACGACCGTGTCGATCTTCGCTTCGGTGCTCCTGTTCGTGTTCTATCCGATCATCATGGTGCTGCTGAATGCCGTGCTCGACCGCTCAGGCGCTGTCGACCTTGAGCTTGCAGCCTCGCGGCTTCTTGCTCCAGACATCTGGGCAATCGGCTGCTTTTACTCCGCCCGCTCATGCGGCGTTGTGATCAACACGGTCTGGCTTGGGCTGCTGGCGGGCGGGCTGTCCACCCTGCTCGGCCTTGCCTTCGCGCTGCTCGCGCAACGTGGCGGGATGAAGAACACCAAGCTGTTCGACGCGTTGTCGATCCTGCCCATCATCACGCCGCCCTTCGTCATCGCGCTGGCGCTGGTGGTGCTGTTCGGGCGCACCGGCATCGTCACGACGTTCCTCGACAACTGGTTCAACATCCCGCGCTCGCGCTGGATCTATGGGCTTCCCGGCGTGCTCATCGCGCAGGTGCTGTCGCAGACGCCGCTCTCCTACCTCATCCTGCGCGGCGCGCTGCAGGGCATCGCTCCCTCGCTCGAGGAGGCGGCGCAGACGCTGCGGGCCAAGCGCTGGCACACGTTCCGGACCATCACCTGGCCGCTGCTGCGGCCAGCCATCGCCGCCTCCTGCCTGCTCGGCTTCGTCGAAAGCCTCGCCGATTTTGGCAATCCGCTTGTGCTGGGCGGCTCCTATGAAGTGCTCTCGACCAAGATTTTCTTCGCTGTGGCGGGGGCCCAGCATGATCCGGGACGCGCCGCGATCCTGGCGCTGATCCTCCTGGTGCTGACATTGTCGGTTTTCTGGATGCAGGTGGCCTGGCTCGGCAAGAGCTCCTACGTCACCGTGACCGGCAAGGGCGACAATGGCGTGCCGCCTCCCCTTCCCAAAGGCGTGCGCTATGCGGCGCTCGGCGTCGTGGTGCCGTGGGTCATCCTCACCATAGTGCTTTATGGCATCATTCTGGTCGGCGGCTTCGTGCAGGATATCGGCCGGGGCGCAATGACGCCCACCATCGCGCATTTTCACACGGGCTTCGCCGTCGAGTGGACAGAACGTGGCCTGTTCTTCTCGGGCTCGGCCTGGGACAGCTTCTTCGTGACGGTGATGGTGGCCAGCATCGCCGCCCCGATCACGACCGTTGTCGGCATCCTGACCGCCTATGTGCTGACACGGCATGACTTCATCGGCCGGCGAGCCTTCGAGTTCGTCACGATGCTGGCCTTCGCCATTCCGGGCACGGTCATCGGCGTCGCCTACATCGCGGCCTTCAACGTGCCTCCCGTGGAGCTTGCCGGAACGGGGCTCATCCTCATCATCTGCTTCGTGTTCCGCAACATGCCCGTAGGGGTCAGGGCCGGCATCGCAGCGCTGAGCCAGATCGACAGGTCGCTGGACGAGGCGTCCACCACGCTGGGGGCGCGGACCGGAACCACCGTGCGGCGCGTGACGCTGCCTTTGCTGAAGCACGCCATCATCGCCACGCTGGTGTTCTCCTTTGTTCATGCCATGACGGCGGTGAGCGCCATCGTGTTCCTGGTCACCGCCCGCTACAACATGGCCACGGCCTACATCGTGAACCGGGTGGATGCGGGGGAGTATCCTCTCGCCATCGCCTATTCTTCCCTGCTCATCGTGTTCATGCTGGCCGTCGTGGTGGCGATCCAGCTCCTCGTGGGCGAACGCAAGCTCGGCCGACGCGGCGTCGCGTCCAATCCCGTCACCCTCGGAGCCCGTTGA